From Fundulus heteroclitus isolate FHET01 chromosome 5, MU-UCD_Fhet_4.1, whole genome shotgun sequence, a single genomic window includes:
- the LOC118563243 gene encoding uncharacterized protein LOC118563243 produces METLFRIWFFMAVMRLSAAEASKDLNGLVGGNVTFPGPVWETGLFYGFVPDRRMKILEERFERAAVNNGELEIVDDIYTNKLHWNRTSGLFTITDLQKNDSTLYIIDSEIGLMFYNVMVYDGAPTPAVETLTVSSDSCWLLCSVDKATSLLWYKEQEVQNQNSSASSLPITVHKEDRDSSYRCVAANPAENKTLHVNVTTACGFNETESGDNSDQRAYWIVAAAVMGLMMVAVLVVWRISQRKTSIRKTPENKALCLQTISLPEPELNRHCHPAESSPTSGGTRRGLTKTGDEEAREL; encoded by the exons ATGGAGACCCTCTTCAGGATCTGGTTCTTTATGG CTGTGATGAGATTATCTGCTGCTGAGGCATCGAAGGACCTGAATGGACTTGTTGGAGGAAACGTCACTTTCCCAGGTCCTGTGTGGGAGACGGGACTTTTTTATGGATTCGTTCCAGATAGAAGAATGAAAATTTTAGAAGAAAGATTTGAAAGGGCTGCTGTGAATAATGGAGAACTTGAGATTGTTGATGACATTTACACAAACAAACTTCACTGGAACAGAACCTCTGGACTCTTTACAATCACAGATCTGCAGAAGAATGACTCTACACTTTATATCATCGACTCTGAAATAGGTTTAATGTTCTATAATGTCATGGTTTACG ATGGTGCTCCGACTCCTGCAGTAGAAACCCTGACTGTGAGCTCTGACAGCTGCTGGTTGCTCTGTTCTGTGGACAAAGCCACGTCTCTGCTGTGGTACAAAGAGCAGGAagtacagaaccagaacagttCTGCTTCCTCTTTACCCATCACTGTCCACAAAGAGGACAGAGACTCATCCTACAGATGTGTAGCAGCCAACCCTGCAGAAAACAAGACTCTCCATGTTAACGTGACGACAGCATGTGGGTTCAATGAGACAGAAAGTGGTGACAACTCTGACCAAAGAGCAT ACTGGATCGTAGCAGCAGCGGTCATGGGGCTGATGATGGTGGCGGTTCTGGTCGTCTGGAGGATCAGTCAGAGGAAGACGAGCATCAGAAAAACACCGG aaaataaagccttgtgtctgcagaccatctcaTTGCCCGAACCAGAACTGAACAGACATTGCCATCCAGCTGAATCATCTCCTACAAGTGGAGGAACAAGAAGAGGACTGACAAAAACTGgtgatgaagaagccagagaactctga